In Flavobacterium sp. N3904, one DNA window encodes the following:
- a CDS encoding kinetochore protein SPC24: MAKESFNWKGLFINEETEVPVEVNKSQAPINPPTSEITKFPNHATQPISSDSISNPFLKEIFEVYDKGFESLNASGFDFFELYKSVVAVGITNPQSYQMAFTMGKTIQPDLTKQFLLEKANFYVTEIEKVYAKYDTIGKTKKSDLENNLTKEKYNLSKNIEELNTKILQLQNELETKKAEFQKMDSNNIEQFSEIRLKMEANDLAKHKILDSINTVVTGINQYL; the protein is encoded by the coding sequence ATGGCAAAAGAAAGTTTTAATTGGAAAGGTCTTTTTATTAATGAAGAAACTGAAGTACCAGTGGAAGTAAATAAATCCCAAGCTCCAATAAATCCCCCTACCAGTGAAATCACTAAATTTCCAAATCACGCCACTCAACCTATTTCCTCGGATTCTATTTCCAATCCTTTTTTAAAAGAAATATTTGAAGTTTATGATAAAGGCTTTGAGTCTTTGAATGCTTCTGGTTTTGATTTTTTTGAACTGTATAAGTCTGTTGTGGCTGTTGGAATTACAAATCCTCAGAGTTATCAAATGGCTTTTACAATGGGAAAAACAATTCAACCAGATTTGACAAAACAATTTCTTCTTGAAAAAGCAAATTTTTATGTGACAGAGATTGAAAAAGTGTATGCTAAATATGATACTATTGGTAAAACTAAAAAATCAGATTTAGAGAATAATTTGACCAAGGAGAAATACAATCTTTCCAAAAACATTGAAGAATTAAATACTAAGATACTTCAGCTTCAAAATGAATTGGAAACTAAGAAAGCAGAATTTCAAAAAATGGATTCTAATAATATAGAGCAGTTTTCAGAAATTAGATTGAAAATGGAAGCAAACGATTTGGCCAAACATAAAATCTTAGATTCAATAAATACAGTAGTAACAGGAATTAATCAATATTTATAA
- a CDS encoding OmpA family protein — MGKILRTEKLTTFSELLIVIVAIGGILGAVYYISPGIKTAISKQLNGIELNGTDVNNVTNAEKIELPSTEISSDVSSKPLVRIAGYAWNAQSGIIVSNGGPKTTKGSLMEKNGVNLEIIRQDWLSELRNMQMKFIEEFDKGEAFPSSDKSVFAVMIMGDGAPFYISSVQKSLDEKYGKDKYHLQVMGVVGMSYGEDKLIGPPSWKSDPKSMKGAVISAVLGDGDWVTTVNYCFANGLKVNPDPTTYDADAVNIYPSENDDYIKSAEELIKSQTTGWTVTLKEVVNGKLTGKSVNRKIDGCATWTPGDKTVFDKLSGFVDIVSTKEFNNQMPTALIGVKEWAVKNPDIVSNILKSALTASNQMKNYEDWKVRASEAVATTYNMETPEYWYKMFKGQQATKGGLTYNMGGSKVFNYADAMQYFGMSDGVNRYKSVYNQVSGYLTELNPFGFNENVGAVVPYDQAVNLFFLKNINDIESTSADKADYTTQATEVMASGEWKINFSSGSATVQNSSNKDLEKIYNLLIQAENSKLTIVGHTDNVGSSQANLALSKSRAQAVVDYLKQKGIPENRFQLIDGKGQNEPVADNNSESGKSKNRRVVITFLK; from the coding sequence ATGGGAAAAATTTTAAGAACGGAAAAGTTAACCACTTTTTCAGAATTATTGATTGTTATTGTGGCAATAGGAGGAATTTTAGGAGCAGTTTATTATATTTCTCCGGGAATCAAAACAGCTATTTCAAAACAATTAAATGGGATTGAATTAAATGGTACCGATGTAAATAATGTTACCAATGCTGAAAAAATTGAACTTCCGTCTACTGAAATATCTTCAGACGTAAGTAGTAAACCTTTAGTAAGAATTGCAGGATATGCATGGAATGCTCAGTCAGGAATTATAGTTTCTAATGGAGGACCAAAAACAACAAAAGGATCCTTGATGGAAAAAAACGGAGTTAATCTTGAAATTATACGTCAAGACTGGCTTTCGGAATTACGTAACATGCAAATGAAATTTATCGAAGAATTTGATAAAGGAGAAGCTTTTCCTTCTTCAGATAAAAGCGTTTTTGCTGTTATGATTATGGGCGATGGAGCACCATTTTATATTAGCTCTGTTCAAAAATCATTAGACGAAAAATACGGAAAAGATAAATATCACTTGCAGGTAATGGGTGTTGTGGGTATGAGTTATGGTGAAGATAAATTAATCGGACCACCAAGTTGGAAATCAGATCCAAAATCAATGAAAGGCGCTGTGATTTCAGCTGTTCTTGGAGATGGTGACTGGGTTACGACTGTAAATTATTGTTTTGCAAATGGATTGAAAGTAAATCCAGATCCTACAACTTATGATGCGGATGCAGTAAATATTTATCCTTCAGAAAATGATGACTATATCAAATCAGCTGAAGAGTTAATCAAATCTCAAACAACAGGTTGGACTGTTACTTTGAAAGAAGTGGTAAACGGAAAATTAACAGGAAAATCAGTAAACAGAAAAATTGACGGTTGTGCGACTTGGACACCTGGAGATAAAACGGTTTTTGATAAACTTTCCGGTTTTGTTGATATTGTTTCTACTAAAGAATTCAACAATCAAATGCCGACAGCACTTATTGGTGTGAAAGAATGGGCTGTTAAAAACCCTGATATTGTTTCAAATATTTTGAAATCGGCTTTGACAGCTTCTAATCAAATGAAAAATTATGAAGACTGGAAGGTAAGAGCATCTGAAGCAGTGGCTACTACTTACAATATGGAAACTCCTGAATATTGGTACAAAATGTTTAAAGGACAGCAAGCAACAAAAGGCGGATTGACTTATAATATGGGAGGATCAAAAGTGTTCAATTATGCCGATGCGATGCAGTATTTTGGGATGTCAGATGGTGTAAACAGATACAAATCAGTGTACAATCAAGTTTCAGGATATTTAACTGAATTGAATCCGTTTGGATTTAATGAAAATGTTGGAGCTGTAGTTCCTTATGATCAAGCAGTAAATTTATTCTTCCTTAAAAATATCAATGATATCGAATCAACTTCTGCAGATAAAGCAGATTATACTACACAAGCGACTGAGGTTATGGCTTCCGGTGAATGGAAAATAAATTTTAGTTCAGGAAGTGCTACAGTTCAAAACAGTTCTAATAAAGATTTAGAAAAAATTTATAATCTTTTGATTCAAGCTGAGAATAGTAAATTAACGATTGTTGGACATACTGATAACGTTGGAAGTAGTCAAGCCAATTTAGCTTTATCAAAAAGCAGAGCACAAGCTGTTGTTGATTATTTGAAACAAAAAGGTATTCCAGAAAATCGTTTCCAATTAATTGACGGTAAAGGTCAAAATGAACCAGTTGCTGATAATAATTCAGAATCTGGTAAATCTAAAAACCGTAGAGTTGTAATTACGTTCTTGAAATAA
- a CDS encoding ABC transporter permease — protein sequence MIKIFIPFEKLSKTNKTLILLGWLILLIVIWFIGTSGTKHLFPSPSQVLTGFTDLYNEGLVVHIAHSLQLCFLSIFLATIISLIFAYSWPIPLLKSISEFVTKFRFLPFTGLSFYITMVIHEARTMQVWILVIFLTTFLTTSLIAVIKDIPQEEFDHAKTLKCSRLEVLWQVIILGRLDYVIDVIRQNLAITWMMLVTVESIVVASGGLGFLIKNSDKFMNTGRIIALQIIILLIGLGLDAGINFLRKTIFRYSKI from the coding sequence ATGATAAAAATTTTTATCCCTTTTGAAAAATTATCTAAAACCAACAAAACATTAATTTTATTGGGTTGGTTGATTCTTTTGATTGTAATTTGGTTTATAGGTACTTCAGGGACAAAACATCTTTTTCCGTCCCCAAGTCAAGTTTTAACTGGATTTACAGATTTGTATAATGAAGGTTTGGTAGTGCATATTGCACATTCGTTGCAATTATGTTTCTTATCCATATTTTTGGCAACCATAATCTCATTGATTTTTGCCTATTCTTGGCCGATTCCGCTTTTAAAATCAATTTCAGAATTTGTAACTAAATTTCGTTTTCTACCTTTTACCGGATTGTCGTTTTATATCACAATGGTAATTCACGAAGCGAGAACAATGCAAGTTTGGATTTTGGTAATATTTTTGACTACATTCTTGACAACTTCATTAATTGCGGTTATCAAAGACATTCCACAAGAAGAATTCGACCATGCCAAAACTTTAAAATGCAGTAGATTAGAAGTACTTTGGCAAGTTATTATTCTGGGAAGACTGGATTATGTTATTGATGTAATTAGACAAAACCTAGCGATTACATGGATGATGCTAGTTACAGTAGAATCAATAGTTGTGGCTTCTGGGGGATTAGGATTTTTGATAAAAAACTCAGACAAATTCATGAATACTGGCCGAATAATAGCACTTCAAATTATTATTTTGTTAATAGGATTGGGACTGGATGCTGGGATTAATTTTTTAAGGAAAACAATATTTAGATATTCAAAAATATAA
- a CDS encoding ATP-binding cassette domain-containing protein encodes MKHEYKETLLYVENLSVAYDDTVIIKDINLTEKDVIREGVDCTGQVIAFVGRSGRGKSTFFKALTGLVPCTDGKILIRDFENKEPNAAKLVKEGDIGFVDQKYTLFRHKTVHQALKFSLRKTTLSDTEKESKIKEYVKVWGLENCIDKYPNELSGGQRQRTAIIEQLFSSDNFIVLDEPFSGLDVGNIEEVKKSFALLCKTSDYNTVIFSTHDIELALELAQSIYVIGHPTINGKQEKYGTIVAKYDLRDIGLAWTEFGEGHRKLCKEIVHQMMIS; translated from the coding sequence ATGAAACACGAATATAAAGAAACGCTTTTATATGTTGAAAATCTTAGTGTTGCCTATGATGACACTGTTATTATAAAAGACATAAACCTTACTGAAAAGGATGTAATACGTGAAGGAGTTGATTGTACAGGGCAAGTCATAGCATTTGTGGGAAGATCAGGAAGAGGAAAATCTACTTTTTTCAAGGCGTTAACAGGATTGGTTCCTTGTACGGATGGAAAAATATTGATTCGCGACTTTGAAAATAAAGAACCAAATGCAGCCAAACTTGTTAAAGAAGGCGATATTGGTTTTGTAGATCAAAAATACACTTTGTTCAGACACAAAACGGTTCATCAAGCACTGAAGTTTTCATTAAGAAAAACGACTCTTTCGGATACTGAAAAAGAAAGTAAAATAAAAGAGTATGTAAAAGTATGGGGCTTAGAAAATTGTATTGATAAATATCCTAATGAACTTTCCGGAGGACAAAGACAAAGAACAGCAATTATAGAACAGTTGTTTTCTTCGGATAATTTTATTGTATTGGATGAACCTTTCTCTGGTTTGGATGTTGGGAATATTGAAGAAGTAAAAAAATCGTTTGCTTTACTTTGTAAAACTTCAGATTACAATACCGTTATATTTTCTACACATGATATTGAATTAGCTTTGGAATTGGCACAATCCATTTATGTAATTGGACATCCAACTATCAATGGAAAACAAGAAAAATATGGAACCATAGTTGCGAAGTATGACCTTAGAGACATTGGATTGGCTTGGACAGAATTTGGCGAAGGACATAGAAAATTGTGCAAAGAGATTGTGCATCAAATGATGATTTCATAA
- a CDS encoding AAA family ATPase, protein MAFTASFIQELREETSKILAICAELNKEDLFIQKINEVVISNNQNGLLLKAEHFFLSDCIAMYNLCLGKENDKARFTLAYYYDVLRNSSFADEKEVINLNTLVVTENFKKHISKIRNDNSLLGLKPNEQKYFIPGVLLEINDPKYEWILDKYQNFLQYSFDITFKNRKDFETFIGFKGKDKKNENSDLTSISENDSLEIVLQELEQLIGLEEVKKDVYELINLLEVQKKRSSEGLKNIEVTLHTVFLGPPGTGKTSVARLLSRIFKHLGFLSKGQMYETDREGMVAGYVGQTAPKVDKVVEESLGGVLFIDEAYALTQNALGNDYGSEAVNTLLKRMEDHRGDLAVVVAGYTEPMKDFVESNPGLRSRFNRFFRFNHFSPEQLFLIFENFCKSSDFIIDSYAKEKLTDTFELLYSKKDENFGNARVVRNLFEKCVQNQANRIVNLPSLNQEILKTFTEADIPEPKETQRQVSFFQE, encoded by the coding sequence ATGGCTTTTACTGCTTCATTTATTCAAGAATTAAGAGAAGAAACTTCAAAAATCCTTGCCATTTGTGCTGAATTAAACAAAGAGGATTTATTTATTCAGAAAATAAATGAAGTGGTAATTTCAAACAATCAAAACGGACTGTTGCTAAAGGCAGAACATTTTTTTCTATCAGACTGTATAGCAATGTACAATCTGTGTTTGGGGAAAGAAAATGATAAAGCCAGATTCACTTTAGCTTATTATTATGATGTTTTACGGAATTCCAGTTTTGCTGATGAAAAAGAAGTTATTAATTTAAACACTTTAGTTGTTACAGAAAACTTCAAAAAGCATATTTCAAAAATTAGAAATGACAACAGCTTACTTGGGTTAAAACCAAATGAGCAAAAATACTTTATTCCAGGTGTTTTATTGGAAATCAACGATCCTAAATACGAATGGATTTTAGATAAATATCAAAATTTTCTTCAGTATTCTTTTGATATTACTTTTAAGAATAGAAAGGATTTTGAAACATTTATTGGTTTTAAAGGGAAGGATAAAAAAAATGAAAATTCGGATCTCACCTCTATTTCGGAGAATGATTCTTTGGAAATTGTACTTCAGGAATTAGAACAATTAATAGGATTGGAGGAAGTAAAAAAAGATGTTTATGAACTGATAAACCTTTTGGAAGTCCAAAAAAAACGTTCTTCTGAAGGATTAAAAAACATTGAGGTTACTTTACATACGGTTTTTTTGGGACCTCCGGGAACTGGAAAAACATCGGTTGCCAGACTTTTGAGCAGGATATTTAAACATTTAGGTTTTTTGTCAAAGGGTCAAATGTATGAAACAGACAGGGAAGGAATGGTTGCGGGCTATGTAGGACAAACGGCTCCAAAAGTAGACAAAGTCGTTGAAGAAAGTTTGGGAGGTGTATTGTTTATTGACGAGGCATATGCATTGACTCAAAATGCTTTGGGTAATGATTATGGTTCTGAAGCGGTTAATACTTTATTGAAAAGAATGGAAGATCATCGTGGCGATTTGGCAGTCGTTGTGGCTGGATATACGGAACCAATGAAAGATTTTGTGGAATCAAATCCAGGATTGCGCTCTCGATTCAATCGCTTTTTTCGTTTTAATCATTTTTCTCCGGAACAATTATTTTTAATTTTTGAAAATTTTTGCAAAAGTTCTGATTTTATAATTGATTCGTATGCCAAAGAAAAACTAACAGATACTTTTGAATTGCTGTATTCAAAAAAGGATGAAAATTTTGGGAATGCAAGAGTAGTTCGTAATTTA